The DNA region ttgtgtaatgatgcaagataagaaagcaattgcttatgcttcaagggagttgaagactcatgagaagaactaccccacacatgacttggagttggctgccatagtttatgctctcaagatttggagacactatctctatggcagtacgttcacgatctacaacgatcataagagtttaaagtacttatttgatcagaaggatctgaacatgaggcagcggaggtggatggaattccttcaggactatgagttcactctacagtaccatccggggaaaagcaatgtcgtagccgacgctctcagccggaaggctatacatgtgtcctcaatgatggtcaaggagttagaactgttggaggctttccgagatctgagcttggacgttaagctcgcaccaggaagactgagtttcggaatggtgacggtgtcaagtggacttttggaagagatcaagtctagacaagagactgatgaagggatagctgagtggcgagaccgtgtgactcagggaaaggcaccagagttctctattgggaatgacaatattctgcgatgcaagggacgaatatgtgtgcctgacgatgtagagatgagaagattgatcctggatgaaggacacaggagtagactgagtatccatcccggaatgaacaagatgtatcaggacttgaaacttcacttctggtggcctgggatgaagaagcaggttgctgagtatgtttctacttgcctGACAtttcagaaggcgaaggtagagcatcagaagcccgcagggaagctgcaaccactagatgtcccagagtggaagtgggacagtatttctatggacttcgtgacggctttacctttaactcggaggaagttcgatgcaatttgggttgttgttgatcgtttgacaaagaccgctcattttatcccgatcaaccagaagtacaaggtggagaaattggcagagatttatgtggctgaggttgtgcgtctacatggtgtaccgaccagcatcgtgtcagacagagatccgaggtttacctctcacttttggggagccttgcagcaggccctcggaactaagttgaggttgagctctgcctatcatccccaaaccgatgggcagacagagaggacaatccagtcgctggaagatttgctacgggcctgtgtgttggatcacaagggcagttgggatgagatgctgccattgatcgaattcacttacaacaatagtttccatgcgagcatcggcatggcaccttacgaagctttgtacggtcggaggtgtcgtacgcccttatgctggcatcaagatggagaaaatttggtgattggcccggaattggtgcaacagaccaccgaggaagtcaggagaattcaggaaaagatgagaaccgcgtagagtcgccaaaagagtttcgccgacaaccgacgaaaggagttggaatttcaggccggagaccatgtcttcttgcgggttaccccgatgacaggtgtcggaagggaaatcaagtccaagaagcttactccgaagtttattgggccgtaccagatcacggagcgagttggaccggtggcgtacaggatcgccctaccaccgtctctatccaacatccatgacgttcttcatgtgtcgcagttgcggaagtacatggcagatgattcgcatgtgattacgccagacgacatacagctgagagatgatctgacaatggaggtgccacccatcaagatcgtcgatcgaagtgtaaagcgcttaagaaacaaggaggtacctttagtgaagatcgtgtggaaccaagagaccggtgacgcgacctgggagttagaggataagatgcggaagtcacaccccgatttatttgtaaacccttaagtttcgagggcgaaactatttttaaggggggtggtattgtaaggccctaagttcaatttggaacaattttatggaagtttgaataaaattgaagttttagctaatgtttgataactggcagattagaactgtcaacttgtgcgaatttttagagggtcttaacgacttcatttgggaaaacttccttcatgagagttgtagccctttaagttaagaaaattctcgatGTGTTTTCGTGtaaatccgatatctgtagctccagatatccctgttttaatgagcaaaggtcgggctgtacagtacctacgaaatttttattaaaagttgggtttgtgttttgggcttaaaactTTTTAATTTGGGTTAAGTGGTGGATTAAACTCATAATCAGAAGGTTCTTAGGCTGAATGGAGCATTATGGGCCAAGGAAGGCTGATCCAAGGAAAGAAGCAagggttttgaaaaccctaaggCTTGGTGAGCCGCCGGCTGCCCAAGGAAAAGGAAGGGGGCTGCAGCTGGTTTTTCCTCTGAATTATGAGCTTTAATGGGCCATTAATACTCTTTTCTTGGGCTGTATCAGATCTGAAACCAGAACCCTAGCCCACACAAGCCCTGGCCGCCACCTATAGGCAAGGATTAGAGtgaaatccttattttcttaCATGCAAAACAGCACCAGAAAATATTTCACGTAAACACCAACCAAACAAGCAAACCAGCACCCTTCCCCTTGCTCCTAAGAGGCCTCCACTCGTCACCCTTGCACCACCAGCAGCCACCGCCcaccaaggaggaggaggagacacgagaaagagagaaaaaccgcaaggaaggagaggaaacgcgagaaggagaggaagcacgtggaggaaggagaattttggacagcagaggaagctctttctattcttcacttctctccatcaaaatcctgcttcttttcatctaaattcattcaaaacccgaggtaagggctggttctaggaatgggtaggttctttagggaatatgccatgaattgccatgagaaacaacttgagttttggactgtttttgcatgatttccttTACATacttgcttgctggaatttttctcttgaaaagccatgaatatgatcctcaaacgttgtttatgatctgaatctatgattttatgcgagttgccatggtatttgttaagttttgtgctattttgcacttgttataacatgatccttgctaaatgtttggttctgaaattttgagtggatatttgggttgttggggctgtaccaagattgccatgatcaaaggggaaggaaggaaaattatttttgaaaaccatagagccatgggagtttcgctgccagtttcctgtactggacagcggacttcagagcccctttttacctgtttaaggtcatcaaatgaaaaagtgattaaaatgaaagttgtagactttcgaaatatctttccagatatataaaaatcataatttttggtctagtaatgtgatctgggggtcgtgtttagtaactgtcacacctgttgtttttcctgttccggacagttagctttaaggcctaatatcacctaattctgggactcaaatgaacaagtgtgtaactagagagttgtagatatttaaaatagctttctagaaaggtatcatacgtgatttttggttgaaagatgcattctgtggctctatttttgtgaaagttgtttctgttgtcaatatgttgaagttgcgatgatatattatgcatgagtgaatgttcttgcgttcctttacgtggattatatttattttctcagttaatggttcaagggtcgctcacctagccgtaattcccttgtaacctgtgaatgttgtgttgtgaaggttgttgtataaagagtatgataagactctaggattgactttagagacttaacaaagagaaaagtgtaataaactcgcttgcaagtaaatgtgaataatttggacataggtcaggtagactatggtccatgagaacgatggtaccttgcacgcgagggagttatttgggttgactgcggtctcccgtgaaccttgtgggccggtgtggcttcacgtgatttggttgactacggtcaccgtgaacttttgtggatcattgcggctccacgtgatttggttgactgcggtcaccgtgataaccgtgcctctgcggaagcacgaagatggccatggaagttttggtgggttgtgtgaagtgagattccgttagtaactgactctttcccataaaagacatataatgtacttatattatatatgttgttgttgattttgtcattatcattctttttgttggacctgaccctgcttgtttgctatgtgtttatttggggggggtagatggtcgtgaagataatggcgatgactcattcttgggagttgatgctacgaacaattttattgcttaaattcgaatgaacaagttttgatgtaatctttattttcattcaggcctttgattcgtactctttacagttggttatttaaaaagttttacgatgttggttacttccgcgtgtttttggaaaggttatgtttcaagagttttcgtaaaatgagaggtttgtcattaattgaagattaataagtgaatcgacgaaaactctttacgaaaatgggttaattagttactgagtaacactcgagaaatcggggcgttacattcttcctccgattgacacctcATCactcggtctcagagttcaaacatcttaagcagacactctacccaaaagctctggttttctagaccaaagctctgataccacaattgtaacgccccaatttctcaactgaggagtcacattagttacctgaccaaaatctaaggactatttcgtaatcctaagaaaacacaatatatatatatatatatatatatattcccttTTCGAAACAGCTGAACATAATTGCATatataacatagactttatttAACAACTCAttcccgacataataataatagtgtcttacatcatcatgaacaagtttccaaaataagtacgctcacttagacaagtggcgaatataaggtttaaacaacagagttttcagaaggaaaaagaactcagacatagtccaccaaaaagggagaagcaactgcttcatccacctcttctcgaccgcccacgatcacggtctccaactcgaacagctaagcttcagcggaaggctctccatcgcctaatagcgttaagcgcccaaacaacaagtagctaatagaaagggttaactccatgcaactaccatgtataaaagagaaaatcatgctattcgaatttaattacctagcatggtaaataacctagcaacataactcaactcatatatcaaggAGGCATCCCCTAGTGAAGAAAAAAAGCTACACATGATTTCAACACCAAATGcgatgaaggaagaagagtcATATTGTTTGTGTTGGGTTTATAAACCTTATATGTGCGTACTTATATAAGCTTGAAATGTAAGATTCTAAAAACATGCGTGTTCCAACAACCATTCTCCACAAACCCGCGTCAAAGGGAGTGAAATTAAACCTGGAAAGAAGATTTAATGAACTAGTAAAATACTCATGCAATCCCCACGAGTCACATTGATTTTACCTATATTaattatatgaattatattatgGTATACTTCTTGATGACCCAGAGATCCCATTTTACCTGTTTTTTTACCTATATTACTTTCTTGGTATTCATAGAAAAACCATTTGTAATAGATTCAAGATGAAATCCAAATTTCATTGCAAAATTTTGAATTGTGGCATTATTCTCTCACTAACTTATTTACCcataaaattatataattgaATAATACTCTCTagctaataaaaaaataattaaattagacTCTAACAATATCATAATAAATATTTCATTTGttattagttaaaaaaattgttattgaACTTGACCACTAAataatattgttgtttttcCAACTTTATGTTATgtagttttgatttttttatttattttaaatttacttataattattttttaatatttttatcgtAATAAATTTCCTTGAACACATATTCACAACTACCTATGAAAACTCACAAATATTTCTTCCAGACTTGGGTtggaagaaaataatatattttggaACTTCTAGAATATTTTCATGAGCAAAATAACCTTAGATTTAGTTCTTTCATAGTAGATAAGGTGGTTTGTCACTATTGAACCAGCCGAAGTGAAGTTGGCGCATGCAACTTAGGTGTATGCGCAAAATGGATCCTACAAATAATGGTTGAACAAGAAGTAGTTGTACCTCCACAACGGTACCGCTTCTACCACTTTATCGCCATTCAATTTTGGACCTGCCTAAAATTCTGCAGGCCAGACCATCTCTACGATAGTCGCTTTAACAACTACCTCTAGTGTCGAGATTGAGGTTGtatgaaggaggaggagaggaggaggagaaaaggTTGTGAGAGTGGGGCTACTGCACATATGGATATGGGTATCACTTTCTTTCAGGATGAGTTTaaattttttgttgaattttgttgCTTGTTCTTTGCTTTGCTCTTCTTAATTGAAATGTCTAGGGAGATGAGGATGAgtttttggtttttgtttttatttgagTGTGGTGTTGTTGGATTTGTGGTGAAGGGTTGTTGTTGAAGGAGGATGAGGGTGATGAAAGGTTGTTGTTTgacgatgaagaagaagaaggagcagCATGAATATAAAGAAACGTTGTtgatgaggaagatgaagatggtgatgaagatggtgaagattatgatgaagatgaatgaggaagatgaaaatgaaggaagatgagagattagaattaatattaattttttattaacaattttagattaacatttttttgtaatttttgtttttaattaatagATTCTGATTAGGTCCTCGTTAAaaagaaattgattttggtcTCTCATTAAAACACGAGCCACCACGCTAGCGAAGACCAAAACCAACAATTTTCCCTACCGCTAATGGAGGATTAGCCGCTACCTTTTTCATAGatatattacagtcaaaatcgCAAAATCAAACACATATCATCATACAAATATTGAAAAGGACAAATATTTTCTCTAATCCTAGTGGGGTTTTGTGACATCCCTAAGGCGAAACGTAATTTTCAAACTTTTAAGAAAATCAAATTATTTGAACAATGTCGTTCTAAATCACACCATGGTAAAGATAAATTCATTTAGAATGAGTACTGGACATATACTTAATTACTTATATAAGCACACAAACCTTCAGTcacattaatttaattatacttAATAGTGTTTACCGCGGTTAATCAAAGAGCGTAGTTAGTAAATTAAACCCATAAAATATCTAAGTCTAACTCCCCAATGTACTCTATGGGAAGGCCCGACTGATTTCCAACCTTTGAGCCAACCCTGCCACCCATTCTTCAGACAGATTGCATCCAATAAGTTGTGATTTCCTTGCATTAATCATCAGTTCTGACGCCCAAAGGAAGACTTCCAGCACATCGTACAACATTTCTAGTTGTGATTCATCTTTCTCACAGAAAATAAGTGTTTCATCGGCAAACTGAAGGTTGTTGATGATCAAACCCGAACCAATGTTTACTCCACAAGGGGCTTCTTGGACCAGAAGAAGGTTTAGCAAAAGGAGATGCTCACACACAAATTGAGGAGAAACAGTGGCAAATGATCTATTTTCGAAGACTTTTTTCAATCTCAAAGAAGTTGGCTGGGGACCCATTGACCAGTACCGCTAAGGAGGATGATGAGGAGATACAACTCTGAATCCAAGCTATCCATCTTTTACCAAACCCCATTGTACTCAAAGTGTTCAATAAGAAGGCCCATTCCAAATTATCATATGCTTTTGCAGAGTCCAATTTAGATAAATGTTACTAATATTGCCGCTATTAATttttgagattaatttctatgcaccgacggtgtaaaaagctTGACACAGTTATTCAATCATAACATtttatttcctattttaaatataattaaatttaaaattaattatgagctagCAAAAtagagggatgtgattgaatatTTGTGTAAAACTCAATACACTGTTAGTGCATAGAAGTTAATCTCTTAATTTATTAACTCACATATAAAACATTATAAAGTATAAATGATAAATTAATGCTTATAAATTTGCACCGTAAAAAAGTTCCAACATCAGGGTTATTCGGTGGGTCATAAACTAATGACACAGAAAACGATTAATGGCTTATAAATCATTggttaatattatataaaaataagatGTTTGGTGTACACTAATAAAGTATAGACACCTTGAATGAGAAAAGAAGATATGAGAGAGAAGTACTTGTCGTGATAACAATTAACAAATGCATTACGTGGCCAGCATTCTGAGCACTTACAAGAACCATTGAGGGTTCTGGACATTATATTGAGGTAGTATGAAGCAAAACAATATGTCTATACAAAGAGAAAGTTCAGTTCATTTTCTTGTTATCAtgtgttgtttttatttttcaccaAGGGATGTCTCCTTGTTTGCCAATCTATCTTTCATAAGTCCAGTGAATTTTAATGAAATTGGAGGTGGTGCTCTCATGGTTGTAGTGGTTCCAATTTATGCTTTGGAGGCACACAAGGGGGTTTATCCCTCAATGTTGGTAAAATTCCTAAGTGAAATGCTTTTAAATATGTTGTTCCTTCGTTATGAACTTATGATTGTGTTAAAAAAAAGCTTATCATTGATCTTTTTGTTGTTCTTCCCTTATGAAGATAACATGTCTGTGCCCTGTATGGATTTTCGCTCAGTTTTGTAATTTTGTACTCAATATGATTCCTTGATTCTCAAGATTTTCAACGTTCTCTTTTATCCTGTAGGGTTAAGCTAAACTTGAGAATCAAGGCTAATAACATTGAGTACAAAATTAATCAACGAACCGAGTCCTAAAAAGCCCTACAGGACACAAACGTGTTGTTTCAAtaagcttataaaaaaagtaaAGATCACCAAAAAGATCAATCATAAGTTCATAACAAaggaaaaacatatttaaaagaATTTAACTCACGAATCTTGACAACATTCAGAGATAGACCCCTTGTGTGGCTCCACGGCTTGAATAGAAACCAGACAATAAACCTTGAATACCACCtctaatttcattaaaattcTTGGGACTTCTATGAAAGATAGATGTTGCTGAACAAAGAGACATCCCCTAGTGAAAAAAGCTAATTAACACATGATTTCAACACCAAATGCGACGAAGGAAGAAGAGTAATATTTTTTGTGTTTGCTTTATACACCTTATATATGCGTACTACTATAAGCTTGAAATGTAAGATTCTAAAAAGATGCATGTTCCAACAGCCATATTCCACACAAACCCGTGTCAAAGGGAGTGAAACTTGGCAACGAGTCACATTGAGTTTACCTATATTCTTCTCTATACTATATAAAAGAGGGTTGTTTATTTGCTGATCTGGGCGAATCAGCAACGCGCCTGATCCGTGGGAAGGtttttatactttctctctctagcagaTGTCTCGTCCTGATTTGCGTCTCCTCCAATGACGAGATGGgctttgtttttgttgggttttgGGACTTATGCTTCTCGGTCCCCAACAGTTGCTCCTTCTTCGTTTAGTCGTTTGGTGCTTGCTTCTAGGTATAATCCTTGTCGATGTATCTTGGGGTTTGTCCTGCAAGTTGAGATGTTTATTAGGTGTTGTGTTTTATAAGTTATGTCTGTGGGTGCACCAAAGCAATTTAATTTTAGGCTTTCTTATGTATTATTGGAGGGGAGGATTATGCTCACTTTGATGAGTATTGTGTGTATTATCGACCATTCATCTAATATAaacttttgctttcaaaaaaaaaagagagaaaaacctaAATTACTCTtgtatattaattatattacgGTATACTTTCTTGATATTCACAGACGTCATTTGTAATAGATTCAAGATGAAATCTAAATTTCATTTCAAAACTTTGAATTGTGGCATTATTCTCTCACTAACTTATTTACCcataaaattatataattaaataatactCTCTTGCTtatcataaaaataatttaataatactttatagtaatatcataataaatatttaatttattatcaacactaaataatattttttgtttttccaaTTTTATGTTATGTAAtgtgatatttatttattttaaatttacttacaattatttttaaaatattttttactgTAATAAATTTCCTTGAACACATATTCATGAGTCTCCACATATATTATGAAATTCATTTAAAACTCATTTATACAATAAGGACATTTTTGGGTTATGCTGTAATTTCATTCGCAACTCGCATATAATGGCGATTTTTAGGAAACTGTTGTTATACCTGCCATAATTCACGAATTGAATAAGCGCGGTTTTAACCGCCATAATATGCTCTTTGTAATTTCTGTTTAGAAATAACTGACGGTTTAAAACCGCCGTAAATATACCTTGTAGTTTCCTGAAAATTACGGTTTAAACCGCCATAAAATGtagattgtaattttatgtgTTGAACTGCCTTAATTTACCGTTTGTATTAAACGAAGGTTCAAACCGTCATACTTtccctaatttttttaaaatttttgacTGATCAAACTATTCAAACGGCTCAAATCTTTTATATGACTTTTATCCAAACAATGCTCAAATTGTCCTCAAACGAATCAACGTGTTATTATATAAATTGATGTGGTGTGACTAATAGAAATATGATCATTACTACATCTATTATAGAAGATGAGTTTACTTGACACACATTGTTAAATTTCAGCCTTGAAGTGATTCTTAGAATTTATCCAATGCTAGTGACACTAATTTTTCACATAAGGATACAAAATGTAAGTTGAGCCCAACGAGATGAAATATCACTAGAAAATAACCAATACAAAAATTCAATTACAGTTGATGTAGATATAGATACTATTTACCTTCTTATTGTCATTAAGCCAACAAATTGGTTCATCTAAAAAATTAAGCCAACAAATTTAATGTCAAAGTCAATAACTATATTTGTCCCTCACAGCTGCAAAGATCAGAATCTTCATTTCCTAGTTGGCTTACACTAGAACACATTATAATATATCACTCCTAGTACATAGAATCTTGAAGTCCGCTTTTTTTGTAGTGGTTTCATCGCTCCATCTACCTTtcatgaaaatttgaaaaaagcTTCTCCCCACTTCAATCATGCTCGTCATTTTGCTGTACATGGTTACTATGAAGCCATACTATCCTATGGTCCCCATTACCTTAAATATCTGAAGTTTAATTTCATCACGACTCATAGGCCAATTTGATTGAATTCCTTCTGAGGCAACctagctaaaactctactcctatcAGTCTATCACTTTTGAGGGGAGGAATCTTTTGCCAAACAAACTCTTTCACAAAAGCAGAGGAGAGGACACATTTCTCTTCATTTACCGAATATTCACTACAATGAACCTTCCATCCATATTCACTACCATGTTCAACCTCTTCTGTTTCTTCTTGCTAACCACTCTGCCCCCATCCCATTCTcatcaaccaccaccaccgccaccttcaCCGGTTTCCAATTACTCGCTTTGTGAGGTCGAGACATACAATTGTGGCAACCTCACTGGCATTTCTTATCCTTTCTGGGGACAGAACCGACCTTCTTATTGTGGCGGTGGCAACATGTTCAACCTCACATGCCACCATGATCTTAACACTACTACAGTTCTAATTGGCTCCCAAAATTTCACAGTACTCGGTATTCAGCCCCACAATTACACTATGACATTGAAACCAACAGACCTTAATGTCTGTTCTCCGCAGCAGTTTGACGACACTTATTTGATTCGGGATCTGTTCGAGTATCCCACAACAAGCGTGTCCAACATCACCATATTCTACAACTGTTCATATTCTGGAGAAAACTTCTTTTCGTGCGGCGGCggacaacaacaacagcagcagcagcatgCTTTCAGTCATGTAGGCGTGGATGATGTGGAGTTGAAAAAACTATCAGTTCTTTATCGATGCGAGAGACATGTGAATGTTCCGGTGGTAGGCATTTCCATGGTGCATTATAAAGGTATAATTGACCGTGATGGTCTGGAACGAGTATTGAACGAGGGGTTTCAGGTGAAATATGATGTCAGTCAGAGCTGCATCTATTGCCTGGGAAAGGAGGAGAAATATTGCCCCTGGAGAAGCAATGGTGTCGATTTCGATAAACAAGTGGTTTCTAAATGCTATTATTGCTCCAATGGACCTTATGTCCCATACTGTAGTATGTTCTTCATTTTCCCTCTTCTCATAGCTTATATAATATAGCTAATTCCCTTCatgcatatatatatgaatCATAGTCCTGATTTTTGCTCATTCCTTACGTATCATTTTCATTTCAGAAACTTACATGCTTTAATTTGATGAGAATTGAAGATATATTA from Lotus japonicus ecotype B-129 chromosome 2, LjGifu_v1.2 includes:
- the LOC130738853 gene encoding LEAF RUST 10 DISEASE-RESISTANCE LOCUS RECEPTOR-LIKE PROTEIN KINASE-like 2.3 translates to MNLPSIFTTMFNLFCFFLLTTLPPSHSHQPPPPPPSPVSNYSLCEVETYNCGNLTGISYPFWGQNRPSYCGGGNMFNLTCHHDLNTTTVLIGSQNFTVLGIQPHNYTMTLKPTDLNVCSPQQFDDTYLIRDLFEYPTTSVSNITIFYNCSYSGENFFSCGGGQQQQQQQHAFSHVGVDDVELKKLSVLYRCERHVNVPVVGISMVHYKGIIDRDGLERVLNEGFQVKYDVSQSCIYCLGKEEKYCPWRSNGVDFDKQVVSKCYYCSNGPYVPYCSMFFIFPLLIAYII